The following proteins come from a genomic window of Candidatus Acidiferrales bacterium:
- a CDS encoding glycoside hydrolase family 3 C-terminal domain-containing protein, whose protein sequence is MARKTKLRWRLASLRPMRKLCCAIAIVLFIGLQAFAQSASPAPGDVERRVEAILSQMTLEEKIDMLGGVDGFFIRALPRLGLPRLKMADGPIGVRNFGPATTMAGGIALAAMWNPALAERVGKEIGRDAKAKGVHFLLGPGVNIYRAPRNGRNFEYFGEDPFLASRIAVGYIKGVQSQGVSATIKHFMGNNSEFDRHNTDSVIDERTMREIYLPVFEAAVKEAHVGAVMDSYNLTNGAHMTQNEFLNADVLKREWGFDGILMSDWVATYDGVAAANGGLDLEMPSGAFMNRQTLLPAIQEGKVSIATIDDKVRRILRKAVQFGWLDHDQTDLSIPRYNQEGRQVALQSARESMVLLKNEGNLLPLGKERIKSIAIIGPGAYPAVPVGGGSAQVLPFGAVSLLEGISNYLGTAAPAYYRRGVLSLSEMAEATNFSTAASNGQPGLQAEYFNNMELQGAPVLIRTEQHVNFGMRSRLVFPEQSLAARWTGYYVPQRPGSYDVFVGSTGEDGGSYRLYVDDKLVLDNWKSATALVNYTSLSLEATPHKVVLEHRGRSKWVEPRLSLGIVRHDGVVDPEAKTLAAKAEALVLAVGFDPESESEGSDRTFRLPPGQEQFIQEMAAANRNTIVVVTSGGAVDMSSWLDRVPAVLQAWYPGQEGGTALAEVLFGDVNPSGRLPVTFERHEEDNPTHDSYYPEDDGKRVVYKEGIFVGYRGYERSGKMPLFPFGYGLSYTTFAYRNLSVASEGNFSVSFDVTNTGKREGAEVAQLYVGDKHAKLPRPAKELKGFVKVNLRPGETRRVTVTLDRRALSYYDVNSKQWRAEPGEFEVLVGRSAEQIELRGKLTLAGLAAMAATGGP, encoded by the coding sequence ATGGCCAGGAAGACCAAGTTGAGGTGGCGGCTCGCCTCTCTGCGTCCCATGCGAAAACTCTGCTGTGCGATCGCGATTGTTCTCTTCATTGGCCTACAGGCCTTCGCGCAGTCGGCCTCGCCCGCGCCTGGTGACGTTGAGCGCCGGGTCGAGGCCATCCTCAGCCAAATGACGCTCGAAGAAAAGATTGACATGCTCGGAGGCGTTGACGGTTTTTTTATCCGCGCCCTGCCGCGACTTGGGTTGCCCCGTCTGAAGATGGCCGATGGCCCGATCGGCGTCCGTAATTTCGGACCTGCCACCACCATGGCAGGCGGAATTGCTTTGGCTGCCATGTGGAATCCTGCGCTGGCCGAGCGTGTGGGCAAGGAAATCGGGAGGGACGCAAAGGCCAAAGGCGTGCACTTTCTGCTGGGGCCGGGCGTGAACATCTATCGCGCGCCGAGGAATGGACGAAATTTCGAATACTTTGGCGAAGATCCGTTCCTCGCCTCGCGCATCGCGGTGGGGTATATCAAAGGCGTGCAGAGCCAGGGCGTCAGCGCGACGATCAAGCACTTCATGGGAAACAATTCGGAGTTCGACCGCCACAACACGGACTCGGTCATTGATGAGCGCACCATGCGCGAGATTTATCTCCCCGTGTTCGAGGCGGCGGTCAAGGAAGCGCACGTCGGCGCCGTCATGGACTCGTACAACCTGACCAACGGCGCCCATATGACGCAGAACGAGTTTCTCAATGCGGACGTCCTCAAAAGGGAATGGGGCTTTGACGGCATCCTCATGTCCGACTGGGTCGCGACGTACGATGGTGTCGCGGCGGCGAACGGCGGCCTGGACCTGGAGATGCCCTCTGGCGCCTTCATGAACCGGCAGACGCTCCTCCCTGCGATCCAGGAGGGTAAAGTTTCCATCGCGACGATTGATGACAAGGTGCGACGCATCCTCCGCAAGGCGGTACAGTTTGGCTGGCTCGACCACGACCAGACCGATCTTTCCATCCCGCGCTACAACCAGGAAGGCCGCCAGGTAGCGCTGCAGTCAGCCCGCGAAAGCATGGTGCTGCTGAAGAATGAGGGCAACCTGCTGCCGCTCGGCAAGGAGCGGATCAAATCCATTGCCATCATCGGTCCCGGCGCCTATCCCGCGGTGCCGGTGGGAGGAGGCAGCGCCCAGGTGCTGCCGTTCGGAGCGGTCAGCTTGCTGGAAGGCATCAGCAACTACCTCGGGACTGCCGCGCCGGCGTACTACCGCCGCGGCGTGCTGAGCTTGAGTGAGATGGCTGAGGCGACGAATTTTTCGACTGCGGCGTCGAACGGCCAACCGGGCCTCCAGGCGGAATACTTCAACAACATGGAGCTGCAAGGGGCGCCGGTCCTCATCCGCACCGAACAGCACGTCAACTTCGGGATGCGGTCTCGCCTGGTCTTTCCGGAGCAATCGCTTGCGGCACGGTGGACAGGCTATTACGTCCCACAGCGCCCGGGTTCGTACGATGTTTTTGTGGGATCAACGGGAGAAGATGGCGGCTCCTATCGTCTTTACGTGGATGACAAACTCGTCTTGGACAACTGGAAGTCCGCGACGGCGCTCGTGAACTACACCAGCCTTTCGCTCGAGGCGACGCCGCACAAGGTCGTGCTGGAGCACCGCGGGCGGTCGAAGTGGGTCGAGCCGCGGCTGAGTCTGGGAATCGTGCGCCATGACGGCGTTGTGGATCCCGAAGCTAAGACGCTCGCCGCGAAGGCGGAAGCACTGGTGCTCGCGGTGGGTTTTGATCCGGAGAGCGAGAGCGAAGGCAGCGACCGCACCTTCCGCTTGCCTCCCGGACAGGAGCAGTTCATCCAGGAAATGGCCGCGGCAAATAGGAACACGATCGTTGTGGTCACCTCGGGCGGGGCAGTGGACATGAGTTCATGGCTCGATCGCGTCCCGGCAGTGTTGCAGGCTTGGTATCCGGGCCAGGAGGGCGGCACAGCGCTGGCGGAAGTTCTGTTCGGCGATGTCAATCCTTCGGGGCGCCTCCCTGTTACCTTCGAACGCCACGAGGAAGACAATCCCACTCACGACAGCTACTACCCCGAGGACGACGGGAAGCGGGTCGTTTACAAAGAAGGGATCTTCGTTGGCTATCGCGGCTACGAACGCAGCGGGAAGATGCCGCTGTTTCCTTTTGGATACGGACTGTCCTACACCACGTTTGCCTATCGTAATCTGTCGGTCGCGTCCGAAGGCAACTTCAGTGTGTCGTTCGATGTGACCAACACCGGGAAACGCGAAGGCGCCGAAGTGGCGCAGTTGTACGTGGGAGACAAGCACGCCAAGTTGCCCCGGCCTGCGAAGGAACTGAAAGGCTTTGTAAAGGTGAATCTACGCCCCGGAGAAACGCGGCGAGTCACCGTGACCCTCGATCGCCGGGCGTTGTCTTATTACGATGTGAACTCGAAGCAGTGGC